In Glandiceps talaboti chromosome 16, keGlaTala1.1, whole genome shotgun sequence, a single window of DNA contains:
- the LOC144447397 gene encoding WD repeat-containing protein 36-like gives MSDTGSRIFVGYRALGFHSNHVPLALRYHKKHRESYVVTVVGNAFHTYNCSKLRITSVSDAHPDNINCLAVDAYLVYTACNNVIRSFERNKQVRNIYHGHKKDVHILVPFASHLISVDEANVLKIWDIQSTDLYLEMNFDPKTFEISAIVHPSTYLNKVLLGSRQGSMQLWNIKTNKLLYTFESFQSPITVLEQSAAVDVIAIGLESGKIVLHNIKFDETIMTYSQEWGPVTAISFRTDGHPIMATGSTAGHIALWDLEKCKLVGQMREVHNGAVTGMKYLPSQPLMITSSADNAIKIWIFDLPDGGGRLLRQRCGHYAPPNRIRFHDSNGKNILSAGQDSTLKLFSTEHDKYNKNLGQASMNRKVAKKKGIKYDEHKLPHITAFAAETSRQSEWDGIVACHLASPVVTTWNLQRGCMGKYKIQPDRVESQSKHMEALCVDVSSCGNFFLVGWNTGYIDLYNIQSGLHRGQYGAGGTAHRAAVRGVCIDGLNQAIVSASSDQTIKFWNFKTKQLLHTLKMKSPIAQLLLHRESSMLAVALDDFSLSVVDMDVKRVVRNFSGHSNRITDMTFSPDSRWLMTSGMDAAIRTWHLPSGRLIDVFVVDPAPTSISMSPTGSFLATTHVDDLGIYLWSNRSLYTHVSLNPLPDDYVPLEMSLPATHYKGQDEGDEVSEDETMTTEDTMVTEFQSPQQISSDLVTLSLLPHSRWKNLTNLELIKKRNKPKENLKVSKSIPFFLPTVAGLTPTFDVSEEKKQETSHIVKLGNLQVQSDFIKLVEQSSDDECIFDKMMEKLKEMGPSSIDIEFRSLSPIGGGSIELMLQFMKFIHHVLQSNKDFELAQAYLAQFLKLHGDTIAADPSLTECAKDLLDTQQLSWKRIQCHFSTNLCLLSYLKNAVL, from the exons ATGAGTGACACAGGTAGCAGAATCTTCGTTGGATACAGAGCTTTGGGTTTCCATAGTAACCATGTACCGTTAGCGCTTCGATACCACAAGAAACACCGGGAAAGTTATGTTGTAACAGTTGTTGGCAATGCCTTTCATACGTATAAC TGTTCAAAATTACGAATAACAAGTGTCA gTGATGCCCATCCTGATAACATCAATTGTCTAGCAGTGGATGCATATCTAGTGTATACAGCATGTAATAATGTTATCAGATCATTTGAAAGGAACAAACAG GTGAGAAATATATACCATGGTCACAAGAAAGATGTACATATATTAGTTCCATTTGCCAGTCATTTGATATCAGTAGATGAAGCCAATGTGTTGAAAATATGGGACATCCAATCAACAG ATTTATACTTAGAGATGAACTTTGACCCCAAGACATTTGAAATCTCAGCTATTGTGCATCCtagtacatatttaaataaaGTGTTACTTGGAAGTCGACAAGGTAGTATGCAGTTATGGAACATTAAAACCAA CAAACTACTGTATACCTTTGAGAGTTTTCAGTCTCCAATAACAGTACTAGAACAATCTGCAGCTGTGGATGTGATAGCTATAGGATTGGAATCTGGCAAGATTGTATTACATAacatcaaatttgatgaaactattATGACATATAGCCAAGAATGGGGACCAGTCACAGCTATATCATTCAGAACAG ATGGACACCCTATCATGGCAACCGGAAGTACAGCTGGACACATTGCATTGTGGGATTTGGAAAAGTGTAAGTTAGTTGGACAGATGCGTGAAGTCCACAATGGAGCTGTGACAGGAATGAAATATCTACCATCACAACCATTAATGATAACATCATCCGCTGACAATGCCATTAAG ATTTGGATATTTGATCTACCTGATGGTGGTGGACGGTTGCTACGACAACGATGTGGTCACTATGCTCCCCCAAATAGGATACGATTTCATGACAGTAATGGTAAAAATATTCTGAGTGCAG GTCAAGACAGTACACTGAAGTTATTCTCAACGGAGCatgataaatataataaaaatttgGGCCAAGCCTCCATGAACAGAAAAGTTGCCAAGAAGAAAGGGATAAAATATGATGAACATAAACTACCTCATATAACAGCTTTTGCAGCAG AAACGAGTCGACAAAGTGAATGGGACGGCATAGTTGCCTGTCATCTTGCAAGTCCTGTTGTCACAACATGGAATTTACAGAGAGGTTGTATGGGAAAATATAAGATACAACCTGACAGAGTTGAATCCCAATCTAAACACATGGAAGCACTG tgTGTTGACGTCAGCAGCTGTGGCAATTTCTTTCTGGTTGGGTGGAATACAGGATATATAGATTTGTATAATATTCAGTCAGGGCtccatagagggcagtatggTGCTGGAGGTACAG CTCACCGTGCTGCTGTTAGAGGTGTATGCATTGATGGACTAAACCAAGCCATTGTCTCAGCCTCTAGTGATCAAACTATCAAGTTCTGGAACTTCAAAACCAAACAACTACTCCATACTTTAAAGATGAAGTCACCCATTGCTCAGCTTCTCCTACATCGAGAAAG TTCCATGCTAGCTGTTGCTCTTGATGACTTTTCATTATCTGTGGTGGATATGGATGTCAAAAGAGTTGTGAGGAACTTTTCTGGTCATAGTAACAGAATAACTGATATG ACGTTTAGTCCAGATAGTCGTTGGTTAATGACTTCTGGAATGGATGCAGCTATCCGTACGTGGCATCTTCCCTCAGGCAG ATTGATAGATGTATTTGTTGTGGATCCAGCCCCAACCAGTATCAGCATGTCACCAACTGGCAGCTTTCTTGCCACTACACATGTAGATGACCTGGGTATATACCTCTG GTCAAATCGTTCATTGTATACACATGTTTCATTGAACCCACTGCCTGATGACTATGTACCACTAGAGATGAGTTTACCCGCCACTCACTACAAAGGTCAAG ATGAAGGAGACGAGGTTTCAGAAGATGAAACCATGACAACTGAAGATACCATGGTAACTGAATTCCAGTCTCCACAGCAGATTTCAAGTGATTTGGTCACATTGTCATTACTACCTCACTCCAGATGGAAAAATCTCACCAACCTAGAGCTGATCAAG AAAAGAAATAAACCCAAGGAGAATTTGAAAGTGTCCAAGTCAATCCCATTCTTCCTACCAACAGTGGCTGGACTTACACCTACATTTGATGTCAGTGAAGAGAAAAAACAAGAG ACATCTCATATAGTGAAACTAGGAAATCTACAAGTACAGTCAGATTTTATCAAACTTGTAGAACAAAGCAGTGATGATGAGTGTATAT TTGATAAAATGATGGAGAAACTGAAAGAAATGGGACCATCCAGTATTGACATAGAGTTCAGAAGCTTATCTCCCATTGGTGGTGGATCCATTGAGTTGATGTTGCAGTTCATGAAATTTATACACCATGTACTGCAAAGTAATAAAGACTTTGAACTTGCACAGGCCTACCTAGCTCAGTTTCTCAAG CTACATGGTGATACAATTGCTGCAGACCCATCCCTAACCGAGTGTGCCAAAGATCTTTTGGATACCCAgcagttgtcatggaaacgtATTCAGTGTCATTTCAGTACAAATCTATGTCTACTGAGCTACCTGAAAAATGCGGTTTTGTAA
- the LOC144447647 gene encoding E3 ubiquitin-protein ligase TRIM45-like has product MAATTGAEILDDIGEAFLCCTICMEQFTDPKILPCLHTFCQQCLFTLLNKKGSLECPCCSTPCPLPTGDVSKLTTNFFMNNSIEIYHRLKEFSKGGPIQCEGCQNTVTHRCVECRYYLCKSCLKVHRNLPSTNAHQLVTIEDYRTAESTRSTVIQTVECCSIHPTNEIEFYCDTCQASVCTDCTIVNHCIPQHVRRDLKDVADEYQKQLKDMVDKLKVKEQEAQKNKTLAMLTHIRIEKQWCEEERKVRMKAEDIIKKVKSEEKKLVDDLHRQYGMKLTSTAVDVDELESKHVNIKSTCSYIETILHHGNAVQLLSTKKAATDHIQQLITMETRHEPLHQMVQFEPRETFAEHGILGELVTSDVCISQCTVENIPEQLWKRDSANSLIPTSDFKGKHVIPGQEVKAKVKKPDGLPDIVKVTDTSNGTHGVAVHGNVDGKCQVTMTISDQPTPGSPVIIPVTIGLEKTIGSEGSGKGQYNEPYSVAITRDRDIVTADWGNKRLQVTTTDGRFKKNLTFTQFEKDYKPCDIAISNDNTYYSLDDSNKQVVVSDENGHVIRCFGQNELKDPYGLAVSPVDSKVYVTDRGQHCVRVYTQYGKYVGSLGSKGKGQAEFNCPYFLAVDSTGRVFVADCCNHRIQVFTDNYHFLYGFGCHGGKDGQLNSPRGVTIENNNRYVYVSDNHRVQKFDITGQCVRIDSDEDGLNSPQGIALTDDVPCRVVVVNWGNECLKVFAQ; this is encoded by the coding sequence ATGGCTGCAACAACTGGCGCAGAAATTCTGGATGACATTGGTGAAGCTTTCTTGTGTTGTACAATTTGTATGGAACAGTTTACAGATCCTAAAATTCTACCATGTCTGCATACGTTCTGTCAACAATGTTTATTCACTCTTTTGAATAAGAAAGGATCCTTGGAATGTCCGTGTTGCTCTACTCCTTGCCCCCTACCAACTGGAGACGTGTCCAAACTGACGACTAACTTCTTCATGAACAATTCTATTGAAATTTATCACAGATTGAAAGAATTTTCCAAGGGTGGTCCAATCCAGTGTGAGGGATGTCAGAATACAGTCACTCACAGGTGTGTAGAATGTAGATATTATCTTTGTAAAAGCTGTTTGAAGGTACATAGAAATCTGCCATCAACAAACGCCCACCAACTTGTCACCATTGAAGATTACAGAACAGCAGAGTCCACTAGATCAACAGTTATACAAACGGTAGAGTGTTGCAGTATCCACCCTACGAATGAGATTGAATTCTACTGTGACACATGTCAGGCATCTGTCTGTACAGACTGTACTATAGTCAATCACTGCATACCACAACATGTACGCAGAGATTTGAAAGACGTGGCAGATGAATATCAGAAACAGTTAAAGGACATGGTTGacaaactgaaagtgaaagaacaGGAAGCTCAAAAGAATAAAACTCTAGCTATGCTGACACACATTCGAATAGAAAAACAGTGGTGTGAAGAAGAGAGGAAGGTGAGAATGAAAGCAGAAGATATCATTAAGAAAGTAAAGAGTGAGGAGAAGAAATTAGTAGATGACTTGCATAGACAATATGGAATGAAATTGACAAGTACAGCAGTAGATGTTGATGAGTTAGAGTCAAAACATGTGAACATTAAGAGCACATGCAGTTATATagaaacaatattgcatcatgggaatgcAGTCCAACTTCTCTCCACCAAGAAGGCAGCTACAGATCACATCCAACAActcatcaccatggaaaccagaCATGAACCATTACATCAAATGGTCCAATTTGAACCAAGAGAGACATTTGCTGAGCATGGAATTCTGGGAGAACTGGTAACATCAGATGTGTGCATTTCACAATGCACTGTTGAAAACATTCCCGAACAACTCTGGAAACGGGATTCTGCAAACTCATTGATCCCAACCAGCGATTTCAAAGGAAAACATGTCATTCCCGGACAGGAAGTCAAAGCCAAGGTCAAGAAACCTGATGGATTGCCGGACATTGTCAAAGTAACTGATACCAGCAATGGTACACACGGAGTGGCAGTGCATGGGAACGTGGACGGTAAATGTcaagttaccatgacaataagTGATCAACCAACACCAGGCAGTCCTGTCATCATTCCTGTCACCATAGGGTTGGAGAAGACTATCGGCAGTGAAGGAAGTGGGAAAGGACAGTACAATGAACCCTACAGTGTTGCTATAACCAGAGACAGAGACATTGTCACTGCAGACTGGGGGAACAAGAGATTACAAGTAACAACCACAGATGGCAGATTTAAGAAAAACTTGACATTTACACAATTTGAAAAAGATTACAAACCATGTGATATAGCCATATCAAATGATAATACATACTATAGTTTAGATGATAGTAATAAACAGGTAGTAGTTAGTGACGAGAATGGACATGTGATTAGGTGCTTTGGACAAAATGAACTGAAAGACCCCTATGGTTTAGCTGTCAGCCCTGTAGATAGTAAGGTGTATGTCACAGACAGGGGTCAGCATTGTGTTAGGGTTTATACACAGTATGGCAAGTATGTGGGGTCATTAGGGTCAAAGGGTAAAGGTCAGGCAGAATTTAATTGTCCATATTTTTTAGCTGTTGACAGTACAGGAAGAGTGTTTGTGGCAGATTGCTGTAACCATCGCATCCAGGTATTTACTGATAATTATCACTTTCTCTATGgatttggttgccatggtggTAAAGATGGGCAACTGAATTCCCCCAGAGGTGTGACCATCGAGAACAATAACAGATATGTGTATGTCAGTGACAACCACCGTGTACAGAAATTTGACATCACTGGTCAGTGTGTCCGTATTGATAGTGACGAGGATGGGTTGAATAGTCCCCAAGGTATAGCATTGACAGATGATGTACCGTGTagggttgttgttgttaattgGGGAAATGAATGCCTCAAAGTGTTTGCACAGTAA